Within the Rhizobium grahamii genome, the region GCGCCGAGCCCGCCGAATGACAGCGCCTCCTCCATGGACGCAAGCACGTCCTCTTCCCTATCGGCCTCGACGAAGATCACCCTGTCCGGGTGAAGACCTGCCTGGGCCAATGCCGGAAAGAACAGGTCCGGCCGCGTCAGGCACCAGATCACCTTGCCCTTGGTGCGCGCCGCCACTCCAGCCGCAAAGAGCGCTGCGGCCGCACCATCGACGGTGCCCGCTGCACCGCCAGCGAACTCATGCAAGGCTCCATAAGACAAGCCGCCACCGGGCAGATGCTCATCGATTTCCGAGATGCCAAATGGCAAGGTCTGCGTCCGGCGTGACACTCCGCCTTCGAGATGCGAAATGCGTTCCCGAAGTTCGGTGATGACGGGGTTTGCGCCGGATTGCGCCATCTGTGGCCTTCGTCAATTCAAGGGTTCCATCTCGTTCAAAAGCGAGTATGTTCTACATTTGTTCCTTTCTGGATTTCGAGTCAACGGGCGCGTTTCGGGTGGATTTTGATCACACAGGCCATCCACAGCACCACAATCTGCTGATCCATGAGGGAATTCAAAGCGTTAGCCGCGGTCGATCCACAGGGCGTATGATATCTTACGGATGAGAAAAAATTCCTGCGATCAGATAACTGTGCGACAACATCGGGCTCCAATCATCGCCCTGGAATGCGACATCTGCGATCGCCGGACCGATCTCGATCGGAAGGTGGTGGTGAGACAGTTTGGAGCGAGCCTGCCTCTCCGGCAGCTCCGGCGACGACTGACTGTCGGCTGCTCCAGGATGAATTGCGCAGACAGTATCGACCGTTGCCAGGCGCGTTTCCTGGATATGGATGTCGGCAATGAGTGATCCTGCCGAAATCGCTTCATCGGCGCGGATACGCAAGATCATCCATATCGACATGGACGCCTTCTACGCCTCAGTCGAGCAGCGCGACAATCCCGAGCTTCGTGGCAAGCCAGTCGCCGTTGGCGGTTCGGCGGCGCGTGGGGTTGTTGCGGCAGCAAGCTATGAGGCACGCACGTTTGGTGTCCATTCGGCAATGCCATCGGTGACGGCAAAGCGGAAATGCCCTGATCTCATCTTCGTCACGCCGCGCTTCGACGTCTACAGGGCCGTGTCTGCGCAGATCAGGGAAATCTTCGCTGAATACACTCCCATGATCGAGCCGCTGTCGCTCGACGAGGCTTATCTCGACGTCACGGAAAACCTCAAGGGAATGGAGATCGCAACCGAGATTGCTTTGGAAATCCGCGCCAAGATCAAGGCCGTGACCGGGCTCAATGCATCCGCCGGAATCTCATACAACAAGTTCCTCGCCAAGACGGCGAGCGATCTCAACAAGCCCAACGGACAGGCGGTCATCACGCCGAAGAACGGCGCGGCATTTGTGGCTCAACTCCCAGTGAAGAAGTTCCACGGGGTCGGACCGGCGACCGCCGAGAAGATGCACCGTCTCGGCATCGAAACGGGAGCCGATCTCCGGGAGAAGGACATTGAGTTCCTGGTCCAGCACTTCGGAAAGTCGGGGCCTTACTTCTACGGCATCGCCCGCGGGATAGAGGACCGCCAGGTCAAACCGAACAGGGTGCGAAAGTCGATCGGAGCGGAAGACACGTTCGCGCAGGACCTTTACGACTACGCGCCCGCGCTGGAAGGACTCAATCCTTTGATTGCCAAGGTCTGGCGCTATTGCGAAGCGAACAACATCAGAGGCAAGACCGTCACCCTCAAGGTGAAGTATGCCGACTTCACGCAGATCACGCGTGCGAAAAGTACGGCCCAAGGATTCCGGTCGCCTGAGGCGATCGAGGAAACGATCTCTAACCTTTTGGAAGCGGTGTTTCCGACCCGGAAGGGCGTTCGCCTGCTTGGCGTGACGCTGTCCTCGCTAGAACGCCAGACGGATGGGAGCACGACACAGCTCGCGCTGATGCTCTAGGCTCTCAGTGATCAATGGACTCCGATTTGTCTAATCCCCGCGTTTTCGCCCTTAGATTGGCGTGATCTTTCCAGCATATACACACGGAACATCTCGCGAAACTCCCTGAAGGATCGAAAGCCAAGGCTCGTCAACGCCCTGGAAATCGCGGACTGTGAGAGGCGGCAGTGGCTGCCTAAGGAGGCCTTGGTTCCAAAGGCGATCAACTCGGGCTGAGTAAAACCGAGCTCCAGAACTGTCTTCAATGTTGTCGAGAACCCGGCTTGTCTGGTGACGACCAGGTTTTTCAGTTGCTCTACACTGCGTGGCGGCAGCAATTGGCTATCCCCGAGCATGTTTCGATCTCTGGCTTCGATGGTCGTCGCGACCTGTGGCGAACGTCGAAACTATCCCCAGTGGCATGCAATCGATCTACCCGCTGGCTGATTGAAAGCAATCAGTCAGTGGTCGCCTGAAATCTGGAGAGCGTCCAGTCCCTTGGTGGCGTGCGAGAACGAGGTCCGGGTGAATGCGTGACCAGTGGCGCCATCGTTGATGCAAAACCATCAGGTTGGGTGAGTGATGCCGTCCTCCTTTCCGGTATGGAATTAAGCGAACGTGCCGGGAGGAAAACATGGCAGATAGCTGGATTGAAGTTTGCGCCAAGGATGCAATCGATGAGGAGGACGTGATCCGGTTTGACTACGGTGGAAAGACATATGCGATCTACAGGAGTCCGGAAGACACTTTCCACGCGACGGACGGCCTCTGCACCCACGAGAAGATCCATCTCGCCGATGGTCTCGTCATGGACGACACCATCGAGTGTCCCAAGCACAACGGGCGCTTCGACTACAAGACGGGCGAAGCCGTTGGAGCTCCGGTCTGCATTAATCTGAAAACCTATCCAGTGAAGGTCGAAGGCGAGGCCGTCTTCATCAAGGTCGCCTGACGATGAACGCCGGGATTGTGATCATTGGCGCTGGCGAGTGTGGCGCGCGTGCCGCGTTCGTGCTGCGCGAATATGGATACGAGGAGCCGATAACTCTCATTGGCTCGGAAGCGCACCCGCCCTACGAGCGGCCGCCACTTTCCAAGTCTCAGGGTGCAAGCGCGCCCGTCGTCGTAGCGCCCCGGGACAAATACGCTTCCGAGCGGATTGACCTTCGGACTTCATGCACGGTGACCCGCATCGATCCCGATCTCCAGCTAGTACATTTCGCTGAAGGCGACCCGATCAAGTATGACAAGCTTCTTCTGACGACGGGCGCGACGCCGAGGATGCTTCGAGGCATATCTCCGGCGAGCAAGCGCATCCTTCCAATGAGGACATTCGAGCACGCGCTTGGCATCAAGTGCCTTCTAGGCCCGACCCGCAGGACAATCATTGTCGGCGGCGGCTTCATTGGCCTCGAAGTGGGAGCCATGGCGCGGGCCGCAGGAACCGAAGTGGTCATCCTCGAGACGCAGTCCAGGGTATTGACCAGAGGAGTGCCCCAAACCATTGCCGACACGTTGGTGGAACGACATCGCCAGGAAGGTGTCCGATTTGAATGCGGGATTCAGATTGAGGCCGTTCGCGAGACCGACGACGCCGTCGAAGTCGAGCTGGCGGATGGCAGAACGCTGACTGCGGACTCTCTGGTGGTCGGCATAGGCGTCGTTCCCAACACGCAGCTTGCCGAGGCCGCTGGTCTGGTGATCGACAATGGCATCGCGGTGAACGAACTCCTGGAGACCTCGGCCGCCAATATTTACGCAGCGGGCGACTGCTGCTCGTTTCCTTCGGCAATCTACGACGGACGTCGTGTACGATTGGAAAGCTGGCGAAACACGCAGGACCAGGGGATCCATGCCGCGAAGATGCTTCTCGGCAAACCGGATACCTTGGCCTCGGTTCCTTGGATGTGGTCCGATCAGTACGATCTGACGCTTCAGGTCGCAGGACTTGCAGACGGCTCCGAGCGCAGCGTCGTGCGGAACTATGAAGACGGTTCCCGGATCATCTTTCACCTTGGCGCCGATGGTCGCCTACTTGCCGCCAGCGGTATCGGAGTTGGGAACAGTATCGCAAGAGACATGAAACTCTCGGAAATGCTCATTGCCGCCCGCGCGGAGCCGGATCCAGACCACCTCTCGGATCCCAGCTTCAAACTCAAATCTATCCTGCCGCGATAACCACGCCGCGGCACATATTTTCGTCTCTAGTACCCAGGGAGGGTTTCATGACTGTAAGATTTGGTCTTCTCGGCGCCGGCCGCATCGGCAAGGTGCACGCTAGGGCCGTCACCAGCAATCCGAACGCAAGGCTGGTCGCCGTTGCCGACGCGTTTCCGCAGGCAGCGGATGCCATTGCCACCGCATATGGCTGCGAGGTCCGCACGATCGAAGCAATTGAAACCGCCAAGGACATCGACGCCGTCGTCATCTGCACGCCGACCGATACCCATGCGGATCTGATCGAACGTTTCGCCCGCGCCGGAAAGGCGATCTTTTGCGAGAAGCCCGTCGATCTCGACGTCGACCGCGTCGAGGCCTGTATCAAGGTAGTGAACGAGACCAAGGCAAAGCTGATGGTTGGCTTCAACCGCCGCTTCGACCCGCACTTCGTCGCAGTTCGCAAGGTAATCGACGAGGGCAAGATCGGCGACGTCGAAATGGTGACAATCACGTCACGCGATCCCGGCGCACCGCCCATCGACTACATCAAGCGCTCCGGCGGCATCTTCCGCGACATGACGATCCATGATTTCGACATGGCCCGCTTCCTGCTCGGCGAAGATCCGGTTTCTGTGCTGGCGACCGCCGCCGTCCTGGTCGACAGCGCGATCGGCGAAGCTGGCGACTTCGACAGCGTTTCGGTTTTGCTGCAGACCAAATCCGGCAAGCAGGCAATGATCTCGAACTCCCGCCGCGCGACCTACGGATACGACCAGCGCATCGAAGTTCATGGATCGAAGGGAATGGTGTCGGCCGAGAACCAGCGCCCGGTTTCGATCGAAGTCGCCAACGGCGACGGCTATACTCGCCCGCCCCTGCATGACTTCTTCATGACCCGCTACACCGAGGCCTATGCTAACGAGATCGCGAGCTTCATCGACGCCATCGAGAAGGGCGCCAAGATCTCTCCGTCCGGCCACGACGGGCTTGCGGCCCTTGCACTGGCAGACGCTGCCGTCGAGAGCGTGCGCAGCGGCCGACGGGTCAGTGTCTGAGGGCACAACACCAACAATAGATAACTGCCTCCCAAGCAGCGTGCCCCGCCCCCGGTCCCTGAGCCGGGGGCTTTTTATTGCCGACGGCAGGGCAGTGATTGAAATCAATCAGTCCTGCACCCGTCCCGCCGGGTGATACGTGGTAGTTCAGATGCTGCCGGAAAT harbors:
- a CDS encoding ImuA family protein; its protein translation is MAQSGANPVITELRERISHLEGGVSRRTQTLPFGISEIDEHLPGGGLSYGALHEFAGGAAGTVDGAAAALFAAGVAARTKGKVIWCLTRPDLFFPALAQAGLHPDRVIFVEADREEDVLASMEEALSFGGLGAVVAELVRLPMTASRRLQLAAEKTGTMGLVVRRWRRQTEASDFGQPTASSTRWRVSVLPSEALPVPGVGRARWLLELMRVKAGECAEFEVGACNAAGRIDLSTGFVDRQDKAGRSVHSR
- the dinB gene encoding DNA polymerase IV translates to MSAMSDPAEIASSARIRKIIHIDMDAFYASVEQRDNPELRGKPVAVGGSAARGVVAAASYEARTFGVHSAMPSVTAKRKCPDLIFVTPRFDVYRAVSAQIREIFAEYTPMIEPLSLDEAYLDVTENLKGMEIATEIALEIRAKIKAVTGLNASAGISYNKFLAKTASDLNKPNGQAVITPKNGAAFVAQLPVKKFHGVGPATAEKMHRLGIETGADLREKDIEFLVQHFGKSGPYFYGIARGIEDRQVKPNRVRKSIGAEDTFAQDLYDYAPALEGLNPLIAKVWRYCEANNIRGKTVTLKVKYADFTQITRAKSTAQGFRSPEAIEETISNLLEAVFPTRKGVRLLGVTLSSLERQTDGSTTQLALML
- a CDS encoding MocE family 2Fe-2S type ferredoxin — its product is MADSWIEVCAKDAIDEEDVIRFDYGGKTYAIYRSPEDTFHATDGLCTHEKIHLADGLVMDDTIECPKHNGRFDYKTGEAVGAPVCINLKTYPVKVEGEAVFIKVA
- a CDS encoding NAD(P)/FAD-dependent oxidoreductase, which codes for MNAGIVIIGAGECGARAAFVLREYGYEEPITLIGSEAHPPYERPPLSKSQGASAPVVVAPRDKYASERIDLRTSCTVTRIDPDLQLVHFAEGDPIKYDKLLLTTGATPRMLRGISPASKRILPMRTFEHALGIKCLLGPTRRTIIVGGGFIGLEVGAMARAAGTEVVILETQSRVLTRGVPQTIADTLVERHRQEGVRFECGIQIEAVRETDDAVEVELADGRTLTADSLVVGIGVVPNTQLAEAAGLVIDNGIAVNELLETSAANIYAAGDCCSFPSAIYDGRRVRLESWRNTQDQGIHAAKMLLGKPDTLASVPWMWSDQYDLTLQVAGLADGSERSVVRNYEDGSRIIFHLGADGRLLAASGIGVGNSIARDMKLSEMLIAARAEPDPDHLSDPSFKLKSILPR
- the iolG gene encoding inositol 2-dehydrogenase: MTVRFGLLGAGRIGKVHARAVTSNPNARLVAVADAFPQAADAIATAYGCEVRTIEAIETAKDIDAVVICTPTDTHADLIERFARAGKAIFCEKPVDLDVDRVEACIKVVNETKAKLMVGFNRRFDPHFVAVRKVIDEGKIGDVEMVTITSRDPGAPPIDYIKRSGGIFRDMTIHDFDMARFLLGEDPVSVLATAAVLVDSAIGEAGDFDSVSVLLQTKSGKQAMISNSRRATYGYDQRIEVHGSKGMVSAENQRPVSIEVANGDGYTRPPLHDFFMTRYTEAYANEIASFIDAIEKGAKISPSGHDGLAALALADAAVESVRSGRRVSV